In one window of Mustelus asterias unplaced genomic scaffold, sMusAst1.hap1.1 HAP1_SCAFFOLD_42, whole genome shotgun sequence DNA:
- the LOC144482800 gene encoding uncharacterized protein LOC144482800: protein MEKPWKCGDCGKGFKYQSRLEYHRHTHTGERPFLCSMCGKGFTRSSDLLRHQTTHNEERPFTCSTCEKAFIQSSDLRIHQRVHTGERPFTCSDCGKRFSQSAHLLAHQRVHTGEKPFTCSECGKAFIHSSHLLRHQRVHTGEKLFNCSMCGKGFTQSPHLVRHQRLHK, encoded by the coding sequence atggagaaaccatggaaatgtggggactgtgggaagggattcaaatacCAATCTCGGCTGGAATATCatcgacacactcacactggggagagaccgtttctCTGCTCcatgtgcgggaagggattcactcggtcatccgaccttcTGAGACACCAAACCACTCACAATGaggaaagaccattcacctgctccacgtGTGAGAAGGCATTCATTCAATCATCCGATCtcaggatacaccagcgagttcacactggagagaggccattcacctgctctgactgtgggaagagatttagtCAGTCAGCCCACCtgctggcacaccagcgagttcacactggggaaaagccgttcacctgctctgagtgtgggaaagcattcatccattcatcccacctgttgagacaccagcgagttcacactggggagaagttgtttaactgctccatgtgtgggaagggattcactcagtcaccccatctggtgagacaccagcggCTTCACAAATGA